ATGAAACCCCTAGTGTGTTTATCTTAATTTCCCAAATATATAGCACAAAGTctggaacattttaattatttaaccaaattattttttatataggtgaatgaatgaataatgacaGTCAGAGGTACATTAaaacttccattttctctttttctctagaGGGAACAGGAATGGTAAACATTCATCATACCGACTGTCCCATCCTTTGGTGTGGCTTCTTTATTACATAATACACTCAAATACACACTATGTCTGACAGAGGGTGCATTAGAGTCAACACTTCTGACTGGGCCCAATTGGTTAGAAAAATGCCTAGTTGGTGAAGGAGTTGCCCAAACTTTAACAAAACCCTCCTGACTGTTTCTCTCTCAGAGGAGATTAACTGCATCTCTTAGCAGATGTGTGATCTCCTCCTTAGTGTCAGCTAGACtcatttcaggttttattttgatAGGGCTTAGACTAGCAGGCAGCAAGAACTGTCTGTTTattaaggggttgccaatgttacTCCTTGAATGACTGTTATATAATATGTATCCCCaaatcactgggttcaattaatTTTCATCATTCGCTCGTATACCAGACATACCATATCTCCCTAAGGtgtctgcagagagaagaaacaTCTGCTTCAGTCCTTTCCATAAATTCTTCATCACCTAAGAAACTTGTGGGGATCTCAGAGGACAGGGCATCTTACTGAAGCTTGGAAATTCTAGGGGCCAGTATGATCCAGATTAACCTCAGATTCATTCTTCTGGGGGCCAAATAGGATGGGAGAGAGATCAGGGTAAAAGAATCCAACATGCAGAGGTACTCCTGACTCACTGTGGCTGACATGCTTTTAATTCTGGCTCTTCACATTCTCCTCTAAGGTCTTGGTACAGTAGGAAGAGCTTCGGTCTGGGTGTGTTAGAATGATTATAGGAACAGAACCAAGAACTGTGGGTTCTGGTTTCAACTCTGCTCACAATTGCATTAAGTAAACATGACCAGATATTTTGTCATCCTAGGTTCAGTTTATACAGATGTAAAATGaacacaattaaattttttttttagcatttggcATCCACACTATAAGAACTCCATACctttaattttatcatatttcaaactatttcaagctTCTCTCTTTAGTCATCACCACTGTAACTATCACTGGGTATGGTATTGAGAAGTCAATCTGGATGACTGTTTTCCCCAGTTCCCTCCCAGTATGGCATTTCCTGTTGACTCTGGACAAAGGAAATATTCCCCTTAGGCTTGTGGCAACCTTTTGGTCTAGATACGCATGTAAGGACATGGAGAGACGTGACATCCCTCTGAAAGTCATGGGAGTCACTTTGCTCCTCCCATATGGCCCCTCCTGTAAATTCAGTGAAGTTAGAGTAATCCCCCAGAGAAATTTAGATTCCCTGTACACTGGAAGATGTCTTTTTTCATGGATACAAAAATACTCAAGTGTTCCTCCTAAACGTAGTAATTTCCTTAGTGTCAACCTGGCTTGAACAGTCCCAACCTTCTAACTATCACTCTTGTTCAATTCTCCTTCCTCCTATGGTAGACAAAGAGGCATTAAAGATGCACCTTGTTTcacatagaaaaaggaaagaatataaatttctaaAGTGCCTCTCAGAGTACTGAGTTCAACCTGTGTCTATCCACTACACCGAAGAAGAAGCATGAGGCCTGCTTTGTCCTACTCATGCTCCTGATCCACGAGTCACACTATAGCCCACAGTGGACTCAGTATTCTGCTCTGACTGAGAGCACCTGGAAACTTATTATCTTGAAAGAAACTATCACAAAATGGTGTCTGGTTGGTATGACCCCTTCTGGGTACAGGGGTGGCTTCCAAGCTTCACCAAGAAGAGCCTATGGGAGCAAGGCCACAGGTTTCGGTCCTACAAGTCCAGTTCAACTTGCTCTATTTCCTAATTAGAATCAATGTACCATCTATAAACTGTGCCAGGTTTCTCAATGGGAAGTGGAATAGGGAATGATTTGGATGACTCTATGCCATGGTGTAAGGAAATGAATGTCTTTTTGGATACTTAAGCACTttccatttaatcctcataacatgTCTGTGTGGTAGAGTGATTAataatgccttttctttttttaaacagagaatgAAACTGAAGCTCTAAGAGTTTAACTTCTTCATAAGAGCAAGGAATAAAATCCACATGTCCTCTGACTCCCAAGCCTATCTCTCCAATATAACATGtaatttcccaaaatatttgctgtgattcaaaaggctttttttaaaaaaaaaatatgagtagTAGATGATCAAAAAATTTCCAGTAGCTGagaacaaagaagagaaataaatgttgTTAGTCAATACCAAGTAACAACTCTTGATTCAGTATCaatctttgaattttatttatgtctgTTTTGGAGATATGTTTTGTTATATTCAGAACAATGTGAATAAGTAAGCTTGAAGCTAACTTTTCTTCTGAATACAATCCTGGCTAAATGTTTGCTAAAATCTCCCTCCACTAATAGTATTTGGAAGGTATTAGGAGGTCCTAATCTTGTACTTCCCAAACTGTCTGCCTCAGTGGATGATGCTCTGGTGACTCTGGAGAATTGACTATATTCATCTCTACCCGACTCTGTTATTCACTGATAACTGCAGTGGCCATTGGAATTCGTCATAATGAGAGCATTACACCATGGAAACTATACAAActtccctttccctgcttcttgAGAGTTTGTAGTTAGGCATTTACTCTTATAGATCTGACCATCATTCTTAATCAAAGGTATCTGGTAATCAAAACTGACAGTATTTCCAGAACAGGTTACTATTTTGAGGAATATGATTCTACAGTATGATGTCAGGGCTGTTGAAAACTGACACAAAGGACATGATGTGCAAAATATCCCAGACTACGGACCAAACTATGAGCAAGTTTTCAGGGGTTTCCAGAAACTTGGAAGATAACTTCTTTTAACTCCCTTCAGTATCTCCAGGGAAAGTCAGGAATAATTGTTAACTAGAGAATGtcaaataaaaagaggaaaaggggaggaagggaagacatATTTCTCAAAGAAACCTTTAAACTACCCTCCTAAAATATCTTCAGCATTTCATCTATCATCTCAATAtggattttatattaaaaagtaacAAACTTTTAACAGATGTACTGACCTAAGGCAATAACTGTGAGGGGCTGATCTGGTCAATTTCTCAGGATACTTCAAAAAGACCTCTCTGGACTTGTATGCTCCTTTCCCAAAAGCATATAGCTATTACTCTTATACAAGGCTGATGGGGATGTAAAACAATGCAACCATTTCAGAAAATTGTTGTGTGGCAGTTTCTAATATCTGTAAGTATTCAATTCAAGAGTAATAAAAATTGCATATCCATACATTACTTCACAGCCCCAAACTAGAAAAACAGTACATTTGTTGTATATAATCAACAACAGGATATTCGTGGTATAGTCTTATATTGgattaaaatgaatgaatcatTGACACAATGACAAGGgtgtatttcaaaaataatagttGAGCAAGAGTAATGCAAATGGTACATActttatgattccatttctatgaaattcAAGATCAGGCAAAACTAATATATGATGACAGAAATCAGAAATGGTTGCTCCTGGCCTGGGGATGGAAGGATTGACTCTGGGAAAGGTATGAGAGAACTTTCTGAGATGAgagaaatattctatttcttgtttGAAGTTGTGGATATACAGTTGTGAAAATCCAAACACTTAAGATACATTCTGAGCATTTTCTTAAATGTAAATTAGAATTCAATCGAAATACAGATGTAAGTACATTGAAATTATGACTCCAACCTACAGAGTCCATTGTCCCTCTCTGGTCAGACCCGTGGCTAATGACTCACACTTTCTCTCAGCCTTTCTCAGACGTGCACTCCAAGCTCCCGAGATGTGGGTTCGAGGCTTCCTGGATGCTCTGCTGCAAATTGGAAATATTGAGCAATCAGTCACGGGTCATTTCCCTTTGGCTTTCCGACTTCCCTCCACGCACTCTGGGCATCCCCTCTGGCTGCAGGAGAAAGTTTGGGAGGCAGGTTGAACTTTTCAACTTGGTGGGGAATTCCTCTTCCCCACGACACACTTAGCAGCCTGGgccgggtgggggtggggtgggggcgtgggggtgggggcgggtcACCGCCCCGCCTCGTGAGTCAGCGGCCCCTCGTGGCTCCGCCCATGCGCGCTCTGCCCCTGGGGGGTCGATCGGACGCTCAAAAACGGCACCCGCTGCCAGACGGTGGCACGCCGCGCACCTCGGTCCCGCCTGCGCTGTCCTGGGACGCCCCGTCCCGCTGCTCGCTTGGACCGGCACGATGGACCCGACTCGCCGCCTGGCGCTGATGTTTTTGCCGCTGCTCATGATCGGGGCCGCCCCCGGCCGCCTGGTTCAGGCGCACATAGGTATCCGGCCCGGTCCAGAAGCCGTTCGTGGCGCCCGCCGTCCTGGACCCTCGGCCCGCTCTCTGGGCCCGGCTTTCCCCCGTGCCCTCTGCTCGGCGTCCCAGTTGACAGTTGCTGGGACCCAAGCCGCCGCCTCCCAGGGACGGTGTCTgactccctcccctctcctctgccctccttttGCCCCCTCATAGGAAATAACGCGGAGATCTGCCTCCTGCCCCCCGAGGAAGGGCCCTGTAGGGCCCGAATTCCCAGCTACTACTACGACAGGCACACGCAGAGCTGCCGCCAGTTCATCTACGGGGGCTGCAAGGGCAACGCCAACAACTTCGAAACCTGGGCGGCCTGCGATGAAGCTTGCTGGAGGATCGAGAGTAAGTGCCCGGCACACGGTCCCCCACTccccccgcccgcccgccgcgCCCCCGACGGCTGGGGCCATTCGCACACTCTCCGCATCTCGCTTCTCCGCTAAAGTGTGTCCTAAAGTTCCTCCAATGTCAAGCAGAACCCACTTGGCTTTTAGTTTTCCAAAAATGATCCCAGATCTACAACCTCTGTACAGTTTCCCTCACCTAACTGACATCACAATTGAGTGCCCTCGCGGACTCTGGGAAAGAGGTTAGTTCAACTGGGGCCACAAAAATTCGAGGGAATTAACcgggcacggtggcgcatgcctgtagcCCCAACGGCTGGCTGCGGAGGCcgaaagcaggaggatcgcaaattcaaagatagccccagcaatttagcgaggcccgaAGTAATTTAGGGAGGCCTGaagcaatttagccagatcctgtctcaataataataattaaaaaaaaaaaaaaaggctgggcgtgtggctcagtagttaaaagcccctgggttcaacccctggtacccaaaacagaAGGTGTTGGGAGGGAATGTATCAAGTGAAACATagtgcttttttctctccttgagAACACCATTTCCTTGTGTCAATTATccaatctaaaatatttttggtgttttcaatttcttttaattttaattttttttggggaaGGTATTAGGacttgaactcagaggcccttactactgagccacatcctcagccctttttttattttgagacatggtctggCTAAATTGACtaaggacttgctaaattgctgaggctgactttgaacttttgatcctcctgactcagcctcccaaatcgctgggattacaggcatgcaccaccacagccAGTGATGGGTTTTATTATTAAAGTGTGATTTAGCTCATTGTGTAACTTTTTGCCCTGATACCTAAACTTGTCTTGTGTTAAGTGTAGGGATATGGTGATTTACAAAACTCTGTCCAATTTTACTTGTTTGTTATAACTCTTCAAGGACTATATCAGGGCTTTGCCATTTAAGACTATGAGCAGGGGGCATGGAATTCATATAAACATGATTTGATTAACTTTATATGTAGAAACAACCAGAGAACAGGGAGTCTTTCCTCTGAACTTCAAAGATACAACACAAGTCAAATCTGAATATACTCTTTAAAACAAGTCAAATCACTAGATTAATGGACAGTATTCTGAGGATTTACTCTTCCAGTACTAAAtgattattttcccccaaatttgttTACTTAAATCATAGTAAAATTttgattgattttacttcataTGGTTGAACGAGCAAGGTCTTGTGTATGGTGGATAAGCACTCcaacactgagctgcatccttagCCCCTAGAAGGCTACTTTTGACCAACATTGTTTTATTggcttttttttctgtagaagtTCCCCACATTTGTCGGTTGGAAGtcaatgaaaatatatgtgaGGAGCCCAGAGAAATGTATTTCTTCAATCTAATGACCATGACATGTGAAAAATTCATGTCTGGTGGTTGTAACCGTAATGAAAACCAGTTCTCTGATGAAGCTTCTTGTATGGACTTCTGTGCACCAAAGAAAAGTACGTAGTATGTTTTATggtatttctatttcatttttctatcaaGACTTTTTGATGGGAAAAAATCAATAAGT
This is a stretch of genomic DNA from Ictidomys tridecemlineatus isolate mIctTri1 chromosome 2, mIctTri1.hap1, whole genome shotgun sequence. It encodes these proteins:
- the Tfpi2 gene encoding tissue factor pathway inhibitor 2, which codes for MDPTRRLALMFLPLLMIGAAPGRLVQAHIGNNAEICLLPPEEGPCRARIPSYYYDRHTQSCRQFIYGGCKGNANNFETWAACDEACWRIEKVPHICRLEVNENICEEPREMYFFNLMTMTCEKFMSGGCNRNENQFSDEASCMDFCAPKKSPIFCYSPKDEGLCSANVTRYYFNTRYKTCMAFTYSGCGGNDNNFTNMKDCTRVCAKALKKGKKKKMPKLRFASRGLKIERKQF